A window of Castanea sativa cultivar Marrone di Chiusa Pesio chromosome 1, ASM4071231v1 contains these coding sequences:
- the LOC142634858 gene encoding putative calcium-binding protein CML25: MGRKAMAFKRTSVPFTEQQLSNIFKSHDVDGDGKLSRDELKNAFKYLGSRWDAYRTDQALRQADANDDGYITEDELKKLVEYALHCGLPLMNMKSLSLNVLTKEKLRSTFKKHDKNGDGKLSFEELQAAFRELGGGISWYQTEQGFRHVDKNESGYIDIEEELEALVDYNAKK; the protein is encoded by the exons ATGGGCAGGAAAGCTATGGCGTTTAAACGTACTTCAGTTCCATTCACTGAACAGCAGCTATCGAATATCTTCAAGAGCCATGACGTTGATGGAGATGGAAAGCTTTCACGGGACGAGTTGAAGAATGCATTCAAATATCTTGGGTCGCGTTGGGATGCTTATAGAACTGATCAGGCACTCCGTCAGGCTGATGCTAATGATGATGGGTATATTACTGAGGATGAGTTGAAAAAGCTAGTTGAGTACGCCCTACATTGCGG GTTACCGTTGATGAACATGAAGAGTCTTAGTCTCAACGTCCTTACTAAAGAGAAGTTACGGAGCACGTTCAAGAAGCACGATAAGAACGGCGATGGAAAACTTTCATTTGAGGAGCTGCAGGCAGCCTTTCGAGAACTTGGAGGAGGTATTAGTTGGTACCAAACTGAGCAAGGGTTCCGTCATGTTGATAAGAACGAAAGTGGTTACATTGATATTGAAGAAGAGCTGGAAGCCCTCGTTGACTACAATGCCAAGAAGTAG